The genomic interval AAGATACAACTTCATTTTTTTTGTGCAAAATGGCTAGCGATATGAATCAATGACTTAGATCCCCCTTTAGGATAAAACTTTATTGATCACCAACACGATTGCTATTCCTTGCAATTAAAGTCGAAAACATGAGACCAGCATCGCCCCTTAACATTGATGTCGACGGTACTGGTATTCCTCAGATGTAATTCTAAGCGGCGGCTTCGCTTCACGTAGCTGCCGTTCGCAGATTCAAACAATTCATACTTGGGTGTCGCTTTTTTAATAGCCGGTTTTCAAACTTTGGGAGACCGGGCCTGCCCAAGTCCTGCCAGACAAAGTAGGCTCCTTGGACGTCTGCAATCCACTAGCGATTACGAGCAGTTACGTATCCATGACAGCCGTCGGAACTGCGGCAGACAATCAGGTAAATTGCTCTATCGGCCGGTTACGCGCAAGACTCCATCCTGTAGACAGATTTTCAGCGGTGCCGGTGTCTGCTCTTTGTACTGTGTAGGTCCATAAAATTTCAGTGAAATTTAGTCTAAATTGCTCGGTCGGCATGTCATCTGGATGTGACTGCAACTGAATTTCAGTGACGATGGCGTCGCGCAGCGAAATGGTAATGATATTGGCGGTTTTATCCCCCGAGTTGCGCGCAATATACAGTTTGGTTGGGTTATCTTTGCCTTTACCCAGTGGTTCAGCGCGCAGGCAATATTCGTAAAATTTGATCGACGTCTTGTCGACGTATTTCACTAAGGTGAATTCAGTGACCTCCGGCCGGCCCGAGGTACGTGCCGAGTTGTTGACGTCGGTGGTAGTCTGCTGCTTAATGCCTTGATGCATCGAGACCAACTCCAGGCATGGGCCAAGCTTGAGAACAGAATCACGCCATACGTTATCGATCAAACTGCCACCATTGTTCCAACTGTTGTCACCACCGAATATTTCCGGGCTTCCTGGCTGCAATAGAATTAGATCCACGTTGATTCCCTCTGAATATAGTTATTTATGCAGTCAGTTATCCTACATCATTATTTGGGGCTTCCTCAGCGCTAAATCAGCTTTCAAGGGGATTGAATTACAGAGTTGTAAGGTGACCGTCTGCAGCGTAACATCGTCTAGACACCTATCAAACTATCGCTGCATGACTTCCTTTCCCCCAAGCCTGTAGGCTGCAGGAAAGTTTAGCAAAATGCCCTCGGCATCGAGCGCAAGAGCTGCGCAAAATTACGGCGGCCATCTTCCGCCTAATCAGGCCATCGGCGCACTATCAATCGTTAAGCGCTATGTCGGCGGGCATATCGTTGTAGCCGACTTTTAACCGCCGGTGCCGATGCGCTCGGCTTGATTGACTTGCACGCCAAACGCTTGCCCCCGCACACTTCCAATCCACCTCGCGCCATCTACCCGCCTGAAAAGCGAACCTTAAGTGCAATATCGGCCGCAGCCTTCCTCAGCAGACTTTGATCAGACGAAACGATGAACGCGGTCGCTCCGCGTGCAAGAAATGGTGCGACTTCCTCGGGACTATCGATCATCACCCAAACGGGTTTGTTTTGTCGACGTGCGGCATCGAAAATGCGATCAACTGCCTGGACGACGATTTGATCATTGCGGCTGGGGGCGTTGAATGCTACGGTCAGGTCGCCCCTACCGATAAAGACCGCGTCCAGCCCGTCTACAGCCAAGATGTCAGCAACGTTATCCAAGGCGGCGGGGTCTTCGATCATCGCAATTACGGCGATGCTGGCGTCCGAGGCGTCGATTTGGCTCCACATCGCATTGGCACCATATCCACCCGCGCGCGTGACCCCTGAAAAACCACGGTGACCATTTCGATAT from Glaciimonas sp. PCH181 carries:
- a CDS encoding type VI secretion system tube protein Hcp, whose translation is MDLILLQPGSPEIFGGDNSWNNGGSLIDNVWRDSVLKLGPCLELVSMHQGIKQQTTTDVNNSARTSGRPEVTEFTLVKYVDKTSIKFYEYCLRAEPLGKGKDNPTKLYIARNSGDKTANIITISLRDAIVTEIQLQSHPDDMPTEQFRLNFTEILWTYTVQRADTGTAENLSTGWSLARNRPIEQFT
- a CDS encoding HpcH/HpaI aldolase/citrate lyase family protein; this translates as MSAQARVSSLRERVNRHDLMRGSFVKFTDPSSVEIFGGVGFDFVVIDQEHGVFDRAAINMSLLASRAANIPGIVRVPQLRSDAILSALDCGAAGILAPHVNTAEDARALVAACRYRNGHRGFSGVTRAGGYGANAMWSQIDASDASIAVIAMIEDPAALDNVADILAVDGLDAVFIGRGDLTVAFNAPSRNDQIVVQAVDRIFDAARRQNKPVWVMIDSPEEVAPFLARGATAFIVSSDQSLLRKAAADIALKVRFSGG